One genomic window of Meles meles chromosome 15, mMelMel3.1 paternal haplotype, whole genome shotgun sequence includes the following:
- the LOC123925876 gene encoding lithostathine-like yields MLPPTALRSLSWMLLSCLMLLAQVQGEDSQNDVPAARISCPKGSKAYASYCYVLFMTPKSWVDADMACQKRPSGHLVSVLSGAEASFVASLVKNSVNTYSNIWIGLHDPTEGYEPNAGGWEWSSGDFLNYFAWEKNPSTITNPGYCGSVSRSTGYLKWKDYSCTTSLPYICKFRG; encoded by the exons ATGCTGCCTCCCACAGCCCTCCGCAGCTTGTCCTGGATGCTGCTTTCCTGCCTCATGCTCCTGGCTCAGGTCCAAG GTGAAGACTCCCAGAATGATGTGCCCGCCGCACGGATCAGCTGTCCCAAAGGCTCCAAGGCTTATGCCTCCTACTGCTATGTCTTATTTATGACACCAAAATCCTGGGTGGATGCTGAT ATGGCCTGCCAGAAGAGGCCCTCAGGACACCTTgtgtctgtgctcagtggggctGAGGCATCCTTTGTGGCCTCCCTGGTCAAGAACAGTGTGAACACTTACTCAAATATCTGGATTGGGCTCCATGACCCCACAGAG GGCTATGAGCCCAATGCAGGTGGATGGGAGTGGAGTAGCGGTGATTTTCTGAATTACTTTGCCTGGGAGAAAAACCCCTCCACTATTACAAACCCTGGCTATTGTGGGAGTGTGTCAAGAAGCACAG GATATCTGAAATGGAAAGATTACAGCTGCACTACAAGCCTACCCTATATCTGCAAGTTCAGGGGCTAG